The Diospyros lotus cultivar Yz01 chromosome 11, ASM1463336v1, whole genome shotgun sequence region ATAAAATGTATATTCATTGcaagaaataagatttttagtggAAGCCATGGTCGTCGCTAAAAGTATTAGTGACGGCTAGATAGACCATCTCAAGTCGACACTAATACCCTCGTTACTAATGTATTTAGtgacaataaaattaattgtcACTAAAGAAGATTTTTGTGCCAGTTGCTCGTTATCACTAAAATACCCATATTAGTGACGATTAAAGGTGGTCGTCACTAAAAATGTCACCTTTTAGTTACAAACACAATATAGTCGACACTATTGTTTTAGATTATCAATGACAAGATAAGATGGCCCTCACTAAATTGTCATCACTAAAAGTGTAGATTTTAGTGGCAATTCTGTCTTCACAAATGCTATatttttgtgataaaatatttggccaTCACTAAAAGTGTTGATTTTAGTGACAATTCTAGTTTTCACAAATACtatatttttgtgacaaaatatttggTCGTTAGCAAAAGAATCTTTTTAGTCATAGCCTTAGCCTTCACAAATTGGTTATTTTTGTGTGACAATTTATGTTGGTCATCACTAAAAGTGTTTTACAATTTCACATTATTTAACCTACAACATGTATCATGTACACttactttacaaatttacaaacatCTGCTTTACAAAATGCTACAAACTATcacaatatatgaaatatattgttATACGATCATCAACAACCCAAAagacaaacatatatatatatatacacacacattatcaacaatcaaaaactataatttaatgtatcactttacaaaatcaataaatcaacaaaatatagaatatgTTGAACACTATTCATCAACCAAAATGTGTCATATCAACCAAGTATCATCATTTATTATTAACCCTTCCTAATCTAACCTCTTCCATGCATGAAGCTTTTTAGCAAGTTAAGATTTTTTGCTTGAATTTATTCTACTGtgcttaatttttctttcaactctTTATTCTATTGTCTTAGTGTTTCAATTGTTGAAGCCATTTGTAATTGAGAAGGAAGCTTGCCAAAGACTAAAGAAGGTGTGGGGCCGAAACCATATCCACGAACTCGACCATGCCTTTCTTTTCCCATCACTTCaaggaaaatttaattttcatcaaTGGGTTCAGAAGGCCGCTCCTTAACTCTTTGGACTGCTATAGTTCGAATATTTTCCTATAAAAAAATGTTGCACAAATAATTGTCACATATTGCACTTAaacaatattagaaaataatcattttccacaactaaacaattAAGTTTGAGAACTTAGAGTAAGACAAAATTCATATCCAAACAGAATTAACAGAGTTACTAGTTCCCTTTGTTTTTCTCTAATGCTCATGGATGAATGTAatatgagaacatttctaattggtTTTTACCCTCTTGGATTGGGCTTTGCAAGGAAGAACTTTAATTTTGATCCATAATATTGCTTTTACTTCTACAACATGCATAGTTGTGGAATTTAATTGTATGAAACATAAGAACTATTCATATTGTTGCTTACTTTTAGAGTTATCATTGTTTTAACAAATGAAAAGGGTAAGAAACAATGGCCAACTAAATTCGTCATTGGAGCCAAACCAAAGGCCAATGTTGAAGCAGAAATTTCAATTAGTAAACTTAATATCTATGTTGGTCTTATTACAAAAGTCCAAAAATATCTTGATGCTGACTCCTTATATGTGGAAGGGGTTAACGTGGGTTACGAACAACCTTAATCTATTGTTAGTAGATTTGTCATGTACATTTCTCTTAAAGATATGTAGATTTTCTATTCTCTGCATATCTAGATTTCTTTTGATTATATCTAGATTtcttttgattatattttcttGTTGCCAATTGTTTTTAGGTTTCTATTCTTTGCATTTCTAGTTTggttttatatctatatattttctataataaacAACTTGTACTTGTAGCcttttatcaaaacaaaaatgcaTGCTCTCCAAAACCATTGTAAAGACAACCACATTCACCaccacacatgtatatatataggctttATTGATATTAGTGATATATAGGTTTTAAAACAAACCTAGATCTCAAATcaaccaaatttaaatttgatgtttCCAGTTTTCCTTCTTAAATTCCAGTCTGATTGTTGGGTTTCACTTAAATTCCAACCAAGACAAAATTAGAGTTCTTCTTTATTTGAGTTTGATGAATGTTCGAGTGTTTCAACTCAAatctactttatatttttatcttcttcttaaCTAGGGTTCCAACCTTGTTGGCTTAacttcaaaacaacaaaattatcTTCTATTAATTGggggtaattttatttggaagagaGCTCAAGTAAGGTCAAGGTCCAGACAGAACTCGAGTCAAGCCTAACAAAGTCTATATTGAGCTAAGATTATCCATTAGAAGATGACTCAAGTCTAAAACCCTAGTTATATGGGTTTGCGCTTATAAATactttagatttatatttttaactttagaCTCTAATTTTTACACTCtattctcattctctttctcctacacctttttccccttttccctttttctccaTATGGCCATCCCACGTTTTGCCCTAAAGTTACATTGACTAGAAtgttgaaaaactatttctatagacaattttaaataattctaaattaatctttattttattaattcgacattaaattaaatctaatcatTCTAATTGTCAACACATTTTCTATCAATAGAGAAAACAATTAATAGTGCATTTTCCCACAtcatcatttatattttaagatcatGGTGATTACCCTTATGGAGTTTTAAAGTTAAAGCATTTGTGGAGAAGTCcatgagagaagaagaaaactatTTAATCTTTAAAACTTTTGGTTGTGCTGCCTATTCTTATTAGAATGAAGGCAAATTAGAACCTAGAgcaagaaaatatgttttcttatgATACCCTGAAGGAGTAAAGGGTTATAGGCTTTGGGATAAAAGTCAAAAGGgagtaaaaataattgtaaataGGAACGTCACCTTCGATGAATTAGAAATGCCTTGTTTACAATCAAATACTGATAAGCAACAAGACATTGAGAGCGAGGATTCCCTAGAAGAGTCTAGGAATATTAGCACCAACATTCCCACCACCTCAAGCGAGGTGGAAAGTCAAAACTAGTctgaagaaaataaggagaatgaGATAATAAAAGAAGAACAACCTCCCATAAACCAACCACCTCTATCTAACTATCAATTAGCTCGAGACAGGAAGAGGAGATCCCGCAGGATTCCTCAAAGGCGAGAATCATATTTTGACTTAGCATTTGCTGGTTATCAAGATCTAGCCGACAAAGAGCCAAAACCATATGAAGAGGCCATTAAAAGTGAGCATTCTAAAAATTTGATAGAATCAATGAGAGAGGAAATGAGTTCcctaaataaaaatcatacatgGGAGTTAGTACCTAGACCAAAAGACAAGTCCATTGTGGGCTGTAAGTGGATCTTTAAGATTAAGGAAGGTACAAGTGAAAAAGATCCCATAAGatttaaggctaggttagtagccaaagGTTTCACAAAAAGAAAGGGGTAGATTACGATGAGATTTTTTCACCGATTGTTAAGTATACCACCATACGTGTCATGCTTGCATTTGTTgcatcactacaagaaatttaggatattgtgacaaaaataattgtgatggattaaattttgtcacgaaaaatatcctttttgtgacaaaattgtgacaaaatcgaattttctcatgcaaaattcaaaaggtaagtaaagttgtgacaaacaatattttgacataatattttgtcataatatagtaatgtagataatttataatgacaaaataatttttgtcacaaaattttgtcacatcaaGTTGGCGCCAAAATTTTGGCGCCAATTCAACTTACataatgtgacaaaataattttgtcacaaaaaattttgtcacaatatttaattatataagatgtaattacaaaaattttttgtcacaataagtaataatttttataacaaaaatactttgtcacaacatagtattataaaaaacaaatatgacaaaaatatgtatgtcacaagaaattcaattttttgtaacaaaaataattttattaaatttaatttattcataaaaatacatcatattagacataaaaaataataatctagtgacaaaacaaattcaaaatattttatcaaaataaaaaaaaacaaaagacatgtagtgacaaaaatattttgttataatattttgtcataaaatatttagccccaatattaattttgatgaattcaatttttttcataaaaatacgtcctattagagataataaaataataatttagtgataaaataaaaaatttcaaaatattatcacaataaaaaaataaaagacatgaagtgacaaaaatattttattataatattttgtcacaatagggccaatattaattaaatatcgtgataaatatattttgtcaaATATAGTTTTAGTTactatattttatcataatatatatatacatatatcaatcCATCTCAACATTTGTtagttaaaaatgtttaaaaattttgatcaactccctaaaaagaagaaggattaatttaaatattttattataatttttttcatatcatatttcattagtgtaaatgaattttaactaggcatatgttattttgttgttagatcattgattaaaaaattgcaATCACATACACATTTATCAATTGACAATCCAACCAAATGAGCCGAATTAAAATTAATGACGATAAGTCAAATCAATATAtatcatgataaattaatttactcaatttaattaattgcccgACAAAACTAGTTAGGAAAAAAGATCTTAGATAATGAAATGataacagataaatattttatttataaatattgaacataaatttattattttcacaaTAAAGTTAAACGATCACAATAAAAATCTATGCTATAAAGTAATGTAGTCTTCTAGAACACCATCTTTTGTAAACCCAATATatgattaaagaataaaatcttattatgTTACAACATGATGTATTGACTTCCAAACATGTCTTCCTGCTTTTACAACTATACACTATTTTGTTTCTCATATATTACAACACAAATTGGATAAAATTTAGCAAAGCACACTGAAAATAAATATCACTAAACAGTCACTTCACTTTTGGCATATccaaatgataaaaaatgaacTGGCATATCCAAATGATCTATGAAGATCAAAAAGCTATCCAACTCATGAGCAAAAATCCAAACGGATAAAACAACATGCCAAATGATTTAGACAGGGACAACCcaattcaaaaccaaaccaaacagaACAGTTTACCAATtgaatataaaagtaaaaaaaatctcCATTGTAAACCAAAATACAATTTGCTAAGAAAATAAGTTAACAACTACAGTTCGCATAGCATATCTAAATAATTGGCGACTGCACAATCGAACCGTGCTACTGCTGAAGACCGAAAATCCAACATCCACCTgtgcttctgcttctgcttctaattaaattagaacaTATACAGAATAACTGCCCATCAGCTGTAAAACAGAAAACCCcatgaaggaaaagaaacaaaccGAAAGCAGGAACCAAGATTGGAATaccaatcatcatcaaaacagaaCAACCAATGGTATAGTTTGTAGATTTCCTCCCCAAATCAAAAGATATGTGGTTCCATTGAGGTCAAAGTTGTTAATGGAGAACCCTTATATAGTATCAAGAAAATTATGTCAGTACTGACAAATGAAAAACACGTATGGCCAGCTTCTCTAAACTATCTAACCAGAGCTTACAGTGAAAGTTTAATCTAATCAgcattttaaaaagtaaaagaacatGTAACGGTGAgtaattaatttgatgaattGATTTTATAAATCTATATGTCTTAAGATGCtaggtttttaaaattttcacctGAAAGCTTAGCAACTTCGTCATCGATTAGCCTGGCTACGAATCCATTAAAACTCCTTCAGTAGCTATAAGCTAGCGAGTCATGCAATCCACACATTAAACTTAAACCACATCTTGTGATCATTCGACAATTTTGCAAACTTTTATTCTTCAGTACTAGATATGATCAAAACATAAATTGATCTTGTGATctcttcttgaaaaattatcctgtaaaaaaaattaaaaataaaaataagtgagattgtacataataattaataataaacatcatatataattgtgatcttaataatttatgaattaaaattttgtcaaaTAATATGTAACACGATATTAAAACTTACcgtcatcttcatcttcatcatcttcgctaccaccatcatcttctttatcatcaacatcatcatcacaataatcaataatagtatcatcttcttcattgtaATCTTCTTCGTCACTACAACTATCATCAGTTTCATCTCTTGTTTGGACCAATTTCTTATTTGGAACAACAATGCTAGCATCTATTTCATCTGGAAACACATCTTCTCGAAGTAATGATCCTATATTTTCTGCATCTATTTGTTCAACCTCAATAACATCATTTATCTCATATTGTTGATATGGTTCATCATTCAAAATTAACCTTTCACCTTCTTCTACATTTTCTGGAACATCATATACATTTCTAGGACATACTTTCTGCACAATTTTCCAACTGCTTCCATTTTTCATGTCACCAATATAAAAAACTTGTTCTGCTTGTGTGGCTAGTACATAGGGATCATTAACATACCATTTTCGACTCGTATTAACACTCACTAGTTGACCATATGTCTTCATTCCGTTTCTTTTATCTCCTACATTCCACCAATcacatttaaacaaaaaaacacgATTCCCATAGCAATACTCCATTTATATTTAAGTGTGTCACCtgtaaaacaaatcaaacaaattatCCAATGTAAAgttcttttttaatattaatagttaa contains the following coding sequences:
- the LOC127813597 gene encoding pheromone-processing carboxypeptidase KEX1-like; its protein translation is MKTYGQLVSVNTSRKWYVNDPYVLATQAEQVFYIGDMKNGSSWKIVQKVCPRNVYDVPENVEEGERLILNDEPYQQYEINDVIEVEQIDAENIGSLLREDVFPDEIDASIVVPNKKLVQTRDETDDSCSDEEDYNEEDDTIIDYCDDDVDDKEDDGGSEDDEDEDDG